TAGGGGCATTGGTTTAACTAATAAGTTAAGGGCATATGATATGCAGAGAAAATATAATCTTGATACTGTGGATGCAAATAGAATATTGGGTTTTGAAGATGATGAAAGGGATTTTACCGTTGCAGCTGAAATGCTCAAGAAATTAGGCGTTAAAAAAGTCCAATTACTTACAAATAACGGTAGAAAGTTATCAGAGTTGAAAAACAGTGGCATAGAGGTTACAAGGTGTCTACCACTTATTATGGAGCGTAATCAGTATAATGTTTCATATATGGAGACAAAATTTGGCAAGCTAGGCCACAAGTTAAGGGTTTTTTAGCTTTTTTATTGTAACTACTTTGTTGATTTACTATGTTCGTTAATATAGGTTAAGGTTTTAAGAAAATTAAGATGCTAAAGCTTTTCAAAAAGAAAAATAATGAGTCGTTGGATAAGGATATAAATTGGAGTTCGAGTCGCCATAGCACAGTTGTTGCTCAGAGGAATACTTTACTTTTATTTACATTAATATTATTAGTAGCAATTTCTGTAAGCATATTGGCTATATTTAAAATTAGTACAAGTAGCACTATTGAGCCATTTGTTATAGAAATTGAAAAAAAATCCGGAATAGTGCAATTGGTTGATCCTGTTACAGTAAAACAATATTCTGCGGATAAAGTACTAAACAATCATTTTATTGCAGAATACATAAAGGCAAGAGAGGTTTTTGATAAATATAACTACAATTATAACTATTACACAAAGGTGAGGTTATTTTCTTCACCCAATGTATATAATGAATTTAGAAATTATATAAGCTCGCAGAACATGGATGATCTTTTTAATTTATATTCAGGTTTTGTTAAAAATGAGTTTAAGATTCGCTCAATCCAGAAATTGTATGATGATACCTTTCAGGTGAGGTTTACTGTGGAATTCACACGAAAAGATGGAAGCTCTGTAAGAAAAAACAAGATAGTCATCATGTCGTATAAGTATGCATCACTTGAAATGAATGATCAGCAAAGATACGTTAATCCATTAGGATTTCAGGTTACTTCTTATAGGGTAGATGATGAATATGTGTAGAATATTATTAGTTTTAGCTTTACTGATAAATAGCGGTTTAAGTGCATCAGTTAATTACAATAAGCCTATTTCTGTAGATAGTAGAATAAAAACTTTTGTGTATAGTCCTAACGAAGTATTCACAGTTGTTTTTAGTCAAGGTTACTATTCTTATATTGAATTTGCAGAAGGAGAAAAAGTTAAAAACATTGCTGTTGGTGATGCGTCAAGTTGGAAAATTAGCCCTTATGACAATAAACTACTTATCATGCCGTTTGAAGTTAGTAGCCGCACTAACATGATTATTACAACTACCAAAAAGAGAAATTACATTTTTGACTTAATCTCAAGACCAAACTACGATAAATACCCAGATGCTGATACTGAGAAAATAAGTCACGATTATTCTGCTGAAAAAGATATATCTTATGTAGTACGTTTTTATTACCCTCAAGAGGAAGATGAATTTGATGTTGATTTAGATGAAGTATCAACGCCTACTCAAATGCAATATGTTCTAGACAAGCCAGAAGGAGTAATACAGGAAAATGACACGAAGTACAATTATACATATATCGATGAAGGTGTTAACACTGATATAATACCAATTGAGTTATTTGACGATGGCTATTTAACCTATTTTAAATTTAGGGACAGTAACAAAATACCTCAGATTTTTACAGAAGAGGGTAAAACTAAATTACCTTGTAAAAGACTGTTATTTGATGGTTATGTTATAATAAAAGGGGTGCATAAGAAGTTATTCATGCGTTATGAGAATAATGAAGTTGAAATTATAAATAGGTCACTTTAGCTGTGGTACATGTAATATGAGTAAAGAAAAGCGTAACAATTCGGAAAATGAGTCAGAAATAGAGAGCAAGGTAGTAACAGTTGGCTCTAATCAAGGCCATAGAGCATTAATGGTTGTTATTTTAGTGCTTCTAGTTGGTGGGATATATTATCTCTATTTTAGTCCTTCTTCTGATGAAGAGGATGTGGAAACCATTAGAAAGGAAGAAACGGAGCAAAATGTTCAAGAATTGAAAGGAAAGTTGGAGAAAGTTCCAGATAATACAGCGGTTCATGAAAGGATAATAACTGATCTGCCATCTTTACCTTCTATTTCTACACCGCAAATTATACCGGAAGTAAAACAGGCTAAAAAAGAAGAAATGGTAAAAAAAGAAGAAGAAAAACCAAAAGAAACGCCTATGTCAAATATGCCTGTTTTGCCAAAGCAAAACTTCCCCCATAGCAATATTACCAGCAATTTACCAACCTCGTTTCCTACAATAGGTGGAGGTGGTTAT
This portion of the Wolbachia endosymbiont of Ctenocephalides felis wCfeF genome encodes:
- a CDS encoding Type IV secretion system protein PtlE produces the protein MLKLFKKKNNESLDKDINWSSSRHSTVVAQRNTLLLFTLILLVAISVSILAIFKISTSSTIEPFVIEIEKKSGIVQLVDPVTVKQYSADKVLNNHFIAEYIKAREVFDKYNYNYNYYTKVRLFSSPNVYNEFRNYISSQNMDDLFNLYSGFVKNEFKIRSIQKLYDDTFQVRFTVEFTRKDGSSVRKNKIVIMSYKYASLEMNDQQRYVNPLGFQVTSYRVDDEYV
- a CDS encoding Protein virB9; the protein is MNMCRILLVLALLINSGLSASVNYNKPISVDSRIKTFVYSPNEVFTVVFSQGYYSYIEFAEGEKVKNIAVGDASSWKISPYDNKLLIMPFEVSSRTNMIITTTKKRNYIFDLISRPNYDKYPDADTEKISHDYSAEKDISYVVRFYYPQEEDEFDVDLDEVSTPTQMQYVLDKPEGVIQENDTKYNYTYIDEGVNTDIIPIELFDDGYLTYFKFRDSNKIPQIFTEEGKTKLPCKRLLFDGYVIIKGVHKKLFMRYENNEVEIINRSL